DNA sequence from the Pseudomonas fluorescens Q2-87 genome:
AGGATCGGCAGCGGATCATCGGCATGCCGCACCAGGGCCAGGACGCACACGAACTGCGCGCCGCGTTCGGCTTCAGGCACGTCCTTGAGGGCTTCGAGCAGCTTGGCATTGTTCGCCGCGTCACCTTTGCCGTCGGCGTAGCGGGCCGAATAAATGCCCGGCGCGCCACCCAGGAAGTCCACCGCCAGCCCGGAGTCGTCGGCCAACGCCGGCAGGCCCGAGATGCGCGCAGCGTTGCGCGCCTTGAGGATGGCATTCTCGACGAATGACAGACCGGTCTCTTCAGGTTCGACCTGGCTGAATTCGCCAATCGAGCGCAACTGCACCGAGCCACCGAGCATGGCCTGGAGTTCCTTGAGTTTGCCGCCGTTGTGGCTGGCGAGTACGAGTTGGGTGAAGTTCATCATTCGCCGGGGAACAGTTCCTGGTTGAAGTTGAGGGTGTTGATCTTGTCGCCGGTCTGCACCTTGATCTCGAAGGTGCGGGTTTCCTGCTGGTTCACCGGGTATTGGGCGATGTAGTAGATCGCGTCTTGCTCCACCACCTGCTTGAATTTCAATGGCACGCTCTGGCTGGTGAGGTCTTTCACCGTGCCGCTGACGTCAGCGACCAATGGCTTGCCGGACTTGATCACCGAAACGTTGATAACGCCCTGGCTCTTGCTGCGGATCAGCTCGGCGGCCTTGGCGATATCCGGCGTCAGGTAAGTGGAATTGAAGGTGTTGTAGTGCACGGTGACGTCGCCGAACACTTCCTTGCGCTCGCCCTTGATGGCATCGGCGGCCATGACGCCGGCGCCCAGGCAAGCGGTGATGAGAAACAACGCTAGACGTTTCATGTCGTGCTCCTGATGAGGCCGGGGTTCACACCGCGACCTGGTAATCGCTGAGGCCTGGGCTGCTGACCCGATAGATGCCTATCTCACCTAACAGGTTAGGCCAAAGCTTGCTGGCCCACCCGTGGCGATGCTGCTGGTCCACCGCCAGGCGGTCGATGACCTTGGCTTCCCGCTCGCGGCACAGCGCCTCGAAGTCCTCAAACGTACAGAAGTGGATGTTTGGCGTGTTGTACCAGGTATAGGGCAGGAATTCCGATACCGGCATGCGGCCCTTGCTCGCCAGGTACCAGCGGCAGCGCCAATGCCCGAAGTTGGGAAAGGTGATGATGCACTGGCGCCCGACCCGCAGCATTTCGTCGAGGATCTTGTCCGGATAATGCACCGCTTGCAGGGCCTGGGTCATGACCACGATGTCGAAGCTGTTGCTGGCGAAGTTGCCCAGGCCCTTGTCCAGGTCCTGCTCGATGACGTTGATGCCCTTGGCGACGCACTCGGCAATGTTCTGCGGGTCGTTTTCCAGGCCATAGCCGCTGACCTGCTTGTTATCGCGCAGCCAGGTCAGCAGTTCGCCGTTGCCGCAACCCAGGTCGAGCACGCGGCTGCCGGCGGGGATCCATTCCTGGATGATGTCCAGATCGGCTCTCATGGCGTCCTCACAGCGTTATACGGTTCATGTAGTTGCCGAACGCCTGCAGGTAGCGCGGGATCGGGATCAAAAAGGCGTCGTGGCCCTGGGGCGCGTCGATTTCCAGGTAGCAGACATCCTTGCGCGCAGCCATCAGCGCATCCACCAGTTCCCGCGAGCGGGCCGGGGAGAAGCGCCAATCGGTGGTAAACGACATCACGCAGAACTTGGCCGTGGCATTGGCGAAGGTTTTCGCCAGGTTATCGTCGAAGTTCGCCGCCGGGTCGAAGTAGTCCAGGGCCTTGGTCATCAGCAGGTAGGTGTTGGCGTCGAACCGCCCGGAGAACTCCTCGCCCTGATAACGCAGGTAGCTTTCCACCTGGAACTCGACGCTGTGGAAGTCGTAGTTGAGCTTTTCGCTCTTGAGACCACGGCCGAATTTTTCGCCCATGGAATCATCGGACAGGTAGGTGATGTGCCCGACCATCCG
Encoded proteins:
- the rdgB gene encoding RdgB/HAM1 family non-canonical purine NTP pyrophosphatase, which produces MMNFTQLVLASHNGGKLKELQAMLGGSVQLRSIGEFSQVEPEETGLSFVENAILKARNAARISGLPALADDSGLAVDFLGGAPGIYSARYADGKGDAANNAKLLEALKDVPEAERGAQFVCVLALVRHADDPLPILCEGLWHGRILTEASGEHGFGYDPLFWVPERNCSSAELGPVEKNQLSHRARAMVLLRQRLGLQ
- a CDS encoding DUF4426 domain-containing protein, whose amino-acid sequence is MKRLALFLITACLGAGVMAADAIKGERKEVFGDVTVHYNTFNSTYLTPDIAKAAELIRSKSQGVINVSVIKSGKPLVADVSGTVKDLTSQSVPLKFKQVVEQDAIYYIAQYPVNQQETRTFEIKVQTGDKINTLNFNQELFPGE
- the metW gene encoding methionine biosynthesis protein MetW yields the protein MRADLDIIQEWIPAGSRVLDLGCGNGELLTWLRDNKQVSGYGLENDPQNIAECVAKGINVIEQDLDKGLGNFASNSFDIVVMTQALQAVHYPDKILDEMLRVGRQCIITFPNFGHWRCRWYLASKGRMPVSEFLPYTWYNTPNIHFCTFEDFEALCREREAKVIDRLAVDQQHRHGWASKLWPNLLGEIGIYRVSSPGLSDYQVAV